The genomic interval AGCGCGTAACTTGTCATGGCGTTCCTTCCTTCTTCCACTGTATTTTATCAAATCCTGTTGCAGCAAGTATTTTTTTCATCGCATCCAAGCCTGCTGGCCTAAGCGGCGGCAAGCCGTATTCGGGTCTTTTCTTTTCCACAAATTTGGATGTTGGAACTATGCGTCCTTCGTTCATCAGTCCAGTTGCGAATTCCGAGTAGATGTTTGGTATGTGTCCTTCTTTGATGGCTATGTTTCTTAATGCGTAGATAACATCTGCTATTTCGACTTTCTGCGGACACCTTTCTTGGCAGTTGTAGCATGAGCTGCATAGCCAAATGGCGCCGCCTGAGAGAACTTCTTGTTTCTCGCCTAAAAGTGAGAGTCTAATAATGTCTCTTGGGTTGTAGCGTTCGGTGGTTTTGGCGACTGGGCAACTGCTGGCGCATGTTCCACATTGATAGCATAAGGTTATGGTTTCGCCGCCTAATTGGCTTCTTATCTCGTCCGAAAATGAGGTTGCAGAGGTTTTTTGTTCTTTTTTATGCTCCATTATGTTTTCTCCTTCTGTTGGAGTCACATTAACTGCAGTGGACCGAGCTTTTCTATTCTTTCAGTCATCATTTGCGCGGCTTCTGCGAATTTGTCGCCTTCTATGAAAACCATGTGTAACATTTCTAAACGTTCTGGCTCTATGCCGTATTCTTTTAACAGCACTTTTGCAAGGTCTACTTTCTTTTGAGCCTTTTGACTGCCGACTTCGTAATGGCAACCGTCAGTTTTGCATCCTACAACCATGACCCCTTGAGCGCCAGCTTTGAAGGCTTGCAGGAACTGGTGGACTTGTAATATGCCGGTGCATGGGACTTTCATTACTCTGACGTTGGCTGGATACTGCATCATCGCCATGCCCGAAGAGTCCACGGCCGTGTGACCACATTCTGAACAGGTTATAGCAAGAATCAACGGTTTGGAGGTTCCATTCACAGATAAGAGCGCGTTCATTTGGGCTTCCATTTGTTTTGGTCGTGAGTGTCTAAGTTCTATGGCGTTGACTGGGCATGTGCCAACACAGATGCCGCATCCTTCACATTTGAGGTCGGACACTTGCGCAACAAAGTGGTCTTCACCTTTAGGCACTAGAGTTATGGCGTTGAATGGGCAGATGACTGGACAGAACTCGCAGTCTCCGCAGTATTCTTCATTCACAAAGGCTGTTCTCTGGTCTTTGATTATCTTACCAGTGGACAAGAACTTAGCGGCTTTCACGGCTGCCGAGTGAGCGTGCAGAGAACTTGTTGGAGCATCTTTGGGGAAGGTTGCGCCTCCGCACAGGTAGACGCCTCTGATTTTGGTTTCTGTGGGTCTCAGTTTGGCGTTGTATTCTTTGAAAAAGCCGTCTTGGTCAAGTTCTATTCCGAGCATTTCAGCAAGTTCTTTTGTGTCTTCTGATGGCACCATGGCGGTGGCTAAAACTACTAGGTCGGCTTCGAGTTCGAAGAATCTTCTTAGGATGGCGTCTTCAACGTCTACGATTAAGATGTTTCCGTCTGGGTCGTGTGAAATTTCTGTTGGTCTGCCTTTAACGAATTTTATTCCCATTTCTCGGGCTTTTTCGTAATAGTATTCGTGTTCTCTTCCGGTTGTTCTGATGTCGATGTAGCAGATGGTAATGTCCGTGTCTGGATATGCAGATTTAATCAGCATTGCGTTTTTCAGAGATATCATACAGCAGATGCTTGAGCACCATGGGTTCCATCGTCGGTCTCGTGAGCCGACACATTGGATAAAAACGATTCTTTTGGCGGGTTTACGGTCTGAAGGCTTGATGATTGCGCCGTTTGTAGGTCCGAAACCGTCAATCATTCTTGCAAGTT from Candidatus Bathyarchaeota archaeon A05DMB-5 carries:
- a CDS encoding CoB--CoM heterodisulfide reductase subunit C, yielding MEHKKEQKTSATSFSDEIRSQLGGETITLCYQCGTCASSCPVAKTTERYNPRDIIRLSLLGEKQEVLSGGAIWLCSSCYNCQERCPQKVEIADVIYALRNIAIKEGHIPNIYSEFATGLMNEGRIVPTSKFVEKKRPEYGLPPLRPAGLDAMKKILAATGFDKIQWKKEGTP
- a CDS encoding hydrogenase iron-sulfur subunit → MEEAKVGVFLSNCGKQLSEILDFKALTEHVKKVSGVALVVQGNEFWRGEGLKTIVDAIKSKKINRLVVAETLPKLSEIAIVKAAEEAGLNPYLVEVIDLKDHCAWPHRDTPSEATEKAKAMLSAAIERAKLLEPLEKLEFPAVKSVLVIGGGIAGMQAAEDLADLGFEVHLIEKAPFLGGLAARAGRFFPTDDCAICIQSPASDVKAITHTSRKCVYRSGFSEIPNLNILTNSKVVKVEGVPGNYKVTIEKKPRYVDESKCVRCDLCTTVCPVEVPDEYNAKLKTRKAIYINTPPVHPPVYVIDESACKFQECAKCVEICPTKAVKLNQKTEKLTLNVGGIIVATGFKEYDPSVIKEYHYGEYPNVITNLELARMIDGFGPTNGAIIKPSDRKPAKRIVFIQCVGSRDRRWNPWCSSICCMISLKNAMLIKSAYPDTDITICYIDIRTTGREHEYYYEKAREMGIKFVKGRPTEISHDPDGNILIVDVEDAILRRFFELEADLVVLATAMVPSEDTKELAEMLGIELDQDGFFKEYNAKLRPTETKIRGVYLCGGATFPKDAPTSSLHAHSAAVKAAKFLSTGKIIKDQRTAFVNEEYCGDCEFCPVICPFNAITLVPKGEDHFVAQVSDLKCEGCGICVGTCPVNAIELRHSRPKQMEAQMNALLSVNGTSKPLILAITCSECGHTAVDSSGMAMMQYPANVRVMKVPCTGILQVHQFLQAFKAGAQGVMVVGCKTDGCHYEVGSQKAQKKVDLAKVLLKEYGIEPERLEMLHMVFIEGDKFAEAAQMMTERIEKLGPLQLM